Proteins found in one Anoplolepis gracilipes chromosome 7, ASM4749672v1, whole genome shotgun sequence genomic segment:
- the LOC140667889 gene encoding lysosome-associated membrane glycoprotein 5 → MARQGEHYRAIFLLWCVSSIAFSIPVPSPIPRQVDEQRYTTRRTPKVYVMMPTQRTKLPLTIANSELKTTTILPSTTTTTHRSVSMDKPLYRLDRSNGQACILLQVDAIIAVKYRTKYGDDQEVDIYVPDDATVTGNCDNENTVTMSLKWNAFVLSWSFAKTPGGERWYVEKIELTYNSSEKHFEHVDQPNKTIRVSTGQKHSSMLFPTPVGKSYACSEEIMIPLTDGKNHANVLLRDMKLQPFKFKNNEFATEFSCTSLSARAGRDETAPVAVGSTLAAAVLLTITGYAAYRYFKVKKVKYDTME, encoded by the exons ATGGCACGTCAAGGCGAACACTACAGAGCGATTTTCCTACTGT GGTGTGTCTCGAGCATAGCGTTCAGTATTCCCGTCCCTTCGCCGATACCGCGACAAGTGGACGAGCAACGTTATACCACACGTAGAACGCCAAAAGTCTACGTAATGATGCCTACCCAGAGGACAAAATTGCCCTTG ACGATAGCCAATTCCGAACTCAAAACAACCACAATCCTGCCGTCAACCACTACGACCACGCACAGATCGGTTTCAATGGATAAGCCTTTGTATCGACTGGACAGAAGCAACGGACAGGCTTGTATTCTTCTTCAAGTGGATGCGATTATTGCCGTCAAGTATCGCACAAAATACGGTGACGATCAA gaAGTGGATATATATGTACCTGATGATGCGACCGTGACCGGAAATTGTGACAATGAAAATACGGTAACAATGTCCTTGAAGTGGAATGCTTTTGTATTATCTTGGAGTTTCGCTAAG acacCTGGTGGCGAACGCTGGTATGTCGAGAAAATTGAATTGACCTACAACTCCAGCGAAAAACACTTCGAGCACGTTGATCAACCAA ACAAGACTATTCGAGTGAGTACCGGGCAGAAACATAGCTCCATGCTGTTCCCTACGCCGGTTGGAAAATCATACGCTTGTTCGGAGGAAATCATGATTCCGCTCACCGATGGCAAGAATCACGCCAATGTACTTCTGAg AGATATGAAGCTGCAGCCGTTCAAGTTCAAGAACAATGAATTCGCCACCGAATTCTCGTGCACCTCGCTAAGCGCGCGAGCTGGTAGGGATGAGACCGCGCCGGTCGCGGTCGGCTCGACTCTGGCCGCCGCGGTCCTCCTGACGATCACCGGTTACGCGGCCTATCGATACTTCAAAGTGAAGAAGGTCAAATATGACACGATGGAGTAA